CGTCCGGACGGGCACCTGACACCGGTCAAGAGAATGAGGCCGCCACGTCATTACGGTAGCGATTGACAGGCGGCGCTTGCCATGGGTGGCAAGGCCGGCACTGCGCCAACCATCCAGGGAGTACCGCGCCATGCGCATCGACATGATCCAGCAGACCCTCGTTGAACTGAACGGCGCCACCGCCGACATCGAGGCCTCGGCGCTGATCTCCACCGACGGGCTGATGATGGCCTCGGCACTGCCGCAGGGCATGGACGAAGACCGTGTGGGCGCCATGTCGGCGGCCCTGCTGTCGCTGGGCGAGCGTGCGGCGCGCGAGCTGGCGCGTGGCGCGCTGCAGCGGGTGCTGATCCAGGGCGAGCGCGGCTACGTGATCATGAGCGCCTCGGGCACCGAGGCGGTGCTCACCGTGCTGGCCAAGCCGAACGCCAAGCTGGGCCTGATCTTCCTGGACATGCGGCGCGCCGCCGAGTCGCTGGCCCGTCTGGTGTGACATGGCCCTGCCCGACATGCTGCCGCCCGCGCAGCCCGCCCAACAGCACAGCCTGCTGCACCACGACGGCACCCGGCGCACGGTGTTCTGCACCGACGCCGAGGTGGCGTTTCCGGATGGCCACCTGATCGTCTCGCGGGTTGATACGGCCGGCCTCATCACCCATGCCAACGATGCCTTCGTCGAGATGAGCGGCTACCTGCGCGAGCAGCTGCTGGGCGCGCCGCACCACATCCTGCGCCACCCCGACATGCCGCGCGCCGCCTTTGCCGACCTGTGGGCCACCGTGGGCGCCGGCCGCAAATGGCACGGCTATGTGAAGAACCTGCGTGGCGACGGCGCCTGCTACTGGGTGTATGCCACCGTGGTGCCCAATGTGCGCCAGGGCGTGGTGGCCGGCTACACCTCGGTGCGGCGCAAGCCCTCGCGCGCCAAGGTGGCCGAGTACACCGCGCTGTACGCGCAGATGCGCGCCGCCGAGCCGGGAGCCGCGGCATGACGCTGAACCTGCTGATCGCCCCCGACTTCGCGCCCGAGCGCTTTGGCGGCTGGCACATGCTGAACGCGCTGCTGCAGCAGCGCTCGGGCCTGCGCCTGCACCTGCTGATGCCGGCCTCGGCCCACGAGCAGGCCGAGCTGCTGGCTGCCGGCCAGGTCGACCTGGTCTACGCCAACCCCTTCGACGCCGCCGAGCTGATCCGCCAGCGCGGCTTCAGCGCCTTTGCGCGGCCGGTGGGCAAGGCCGACGAGATGCTCATCGCCGCCCAGGCCGGCTCGGCCCTGCGGCGCGTGGAAGACCTGCGCCCCGGCTGCCGCGTGGCCATGGCCGACCACCGCGACGTCAAGCTGATCGGCCTGCGCCTGCTCGAGGCCGCCGACCTGCACGAACCCGATCTGCAATGGCAGCTGTGCGACAGCCACCAGGCCGCGGCACGCCGCCTGATCAAGGGCGAGGCCGACGTGGCGTTTTTCCTGGCCGAGACCTTTCATGCGCTGTCGCGGCTCACCCGCAGCCAGCTGCAGGTGGTGATCGAAAGCGCGCTGCACGACATCACCCACGTGATGCTGGCCCACGCCCGGGTGGCCGAACAGGTGCCAACGCTGTGCGCCACGCTCACCGGTGTGGACAGCAGCCACAGCAGCGACCGCGAGGTGCTCGAGGCGCTGGGCATGCCCGGCGGCTTTGAAGCCATGCAGGCCGAAGACGCCGAGTTCATGGTCGACCTGATGGACACGCTGCTCGACTGAGCTGCCCGACCCCACCCGCCGTGACCCCGATGTACCCCAGCGCCGACGACACGGCCGTGCGCCTGGCCTTTCGCAGCCTGTCGCGGCTGGTGCTGCGGCGCCCGCGCGACGCCGCGGCCCATGCCGCACGGCTGCGCGTGGCGCTGCAGATGCCCGGCGCCGAGCCGGCCCAGGGCGCGCTGGCCGACTGGCTGGTGGCCTGCCCCGACGCCCCGCTGGCCCAGCGCCGCGAAACCCTGGCCGCACTGCGCGCACGGCTGGGCAGCGCCCTGGCCCAGGCCTTTGCAGTGCATGTGGAGGGCCGGCGCCTGCCGCCCGCCAACCCGCTGGCCACGCGCTGGAGCGTGCTGGCCGCCGCCTCGCTGGATGTGCCGCCGCGCGCCCTGCGCGGCAACTCCGACGACTCGCGCCTGCTCGCCGCCGCCGCGCTGCGCGCCTGGCGCCAGGGTGACATGGCCGCGCAGCAGGCCTTTCTGGACCATTGCCGGGTGTGCCACGACACCCTGGCGTTTTTGCTGGCGCGGCGCGAGATCCTGCGCAACGGCCTGCCGCTGCCCGCCGCCTGGCAGGCCACGCAGCACGCCATGCAGCCGCGCCAGGCCCACCCCCACAGGCCCGCCGCATGACCCCCTTGCCGCGCCACCGCGTGCTGATTGCCGGCATGACCCCGCAGACCGCCAGTGCGGTGGAGCTGATCGTGCGCGCGGTGTTCGGCGCGGTGAACATCGTGCGCCACGACCGCACGCCCGGCCTGGGCGCCGCCAGCGTGGCGCTGCACGCCCGGCACGACGACCTGTGCGTGGTCGACCTGCTGGGCTTCGGCTGGGCGCGATGGTCGCCCCAGCACGAGCAGGCGCTGCGGCTCGATCTGCTGGGCTCGCGCCCGGCCGTGCTGCTGCTGCCCCCCGGCGGCGGCGGCTGGCCGCCGCACCTGGGCGACCATGCCACCGAACACTCGGACGGCCTGCCGGCCGGCGCGGCGGCCAGCGCGGCTGGCAGCGCGGCGGGCAGCGCGGGTGTCACGCCGCGCACCGGCCCGCTGCGCGTGATGCTGGCCCACCCGGCCTCGATGGCGGCCATGCGCGCGGCGCTGCAGCGGGTGCGCGATGCCGGGCTGGCCAGCGGCGAAACGCGCGCCCGCGGCGATGCCACCGGCCGCGGCAGCGAGCCGCCGCCCCGCCGGCCCAGCCTGGCCGAGCGTGTGCGCGCCATGGTGCTGCCGGCCACGCCGGCCACCGGCCCGCAGGCGCCCGCGCGCGGCGCGCCCGCCAGCAGCGCAGCCGGGGCCGCCGCCGTGTCGGCAGCGCCACGCGCCGAGCGCCTGGCCGCCACCTCGGCCGCGCAGTGGCTCGACACCCAGCCGCCCGGCCCGGCCACCGAGCCGCCGCCGCTGCCCGTGGCCCGCCCCGCCCCCACGGCCGCCGTGCCGGCCGCCGCGGCAGCCGCATCCGCTGCATCCGCTGCATCCGCTGCATCCGCTGCATCCGCTGCAGCCACCACCAGCGCCAGCGTCACGGCGACCGCCGCAGCCGCCACCGCACCGCCAAGCGCCACCGCACCGCCAGACGCCCCCGCGCCGATGCAGCCCTTCCGGCTGGCCGCCGACACCCGTGCGGCGGTGGATGCGGCCTGCCCGGCGGTGGCGGCCAATCCGTTTCTGTCGCTGGTGCTGGGCGTGGCCATGCACGACGCGCCGCACGCCTTCCACATCGGCCGCCAGACCGGCGCCATCTTCGATCCGCGGCACAACTGGGTGGCCTCCAACATCGCCACCGCGCTGCGCAAGCGCCTCACCCAGCACCGGCTGATGCTCGAGATTGCCGCGGTGCAGGCCCTGGATGACGCCCAGGCCGAGACCGCCGCTCGTGCACTGTACGGCCGCCGCAGCGACGGCCGCCGCGCGCTCGATGCCTTTGTCTGGGCCCTGGTCTACAACACCTTCGACGAGGATCTGCCGGCGGTGGACGGCGCCCTGGCCTTCCGCCTGCACCAGCTGCCCAACTTCACCCGGCTGCCCGAGGTGCCCGACACCTTCGTGCAGATGGCGCTGCTGAGCCTGCAGGGGCCGCAGAGCGTGGCCGCGCTGCGCCGCGCCTATCCCGCCGTGGACCCCGGCCGGGTGGGCCTGTTCGCCCTGTGCGCGCTGCTGTCGGGCCTGGCCACGGCGCTGCCGGCGCGGCTGGCCGGCAGCGCCGCCTTGCCGGCGCCCGCGGCGGCCCGTGCCGCGGCACCGCGGCGCAGTTTCATCCGGTCGCTGCTGGCCAAGCTGTTCTGAGAGCCCCGCCAAACCCCATGTCCCAGATCCACAAGATCGTGTTCGTCGGCCCGGTGGGCGCCGGCAAGACCCAGGCCATCCGCACGCTGTCCGACATCGAGGTGGTGTCCACCGAGGCCCGCGCTTCTGACGAAGTGCAGCAGCTCAAACCGCAAACCACGGTGGCCATGGACTACGGCGTGCTCCACCTCGACAACGGCGACCGCGTGCGCCTGTACGGCACGCCCGGGCAGGAGCGCTTCGATTTCATGTGGGACATCCTCACCGAGCATGCGCTGGGCCTGGTGATGCTGGTGCGCGCCACCGCGCCCGACCCGCTCAACGACCTGCGGCTGTGCGTCAGCGCGTTCCGCCGCGTCATCGACGACACCGCGCTGGTGGTCGGCCTGACCCACAGCGACAGCCTGGCCGAGCGCGGGCTGCGCCCCGCGGTGATGGCCGAGCTGGCCCGCCTGGGCGTGCCGGCGCTGGTGATGAACGCCGACGCCCGCGAGCGCAGCGACATGGTGATGCTGGTCAAGACCCTGATCTACAGCCTCGACCCGCTGTACGCACCCGAATGAGCACCGGTGTGCTGCCCGAGGGTGGCGGCGAGGGCCCGCCGCGCCTGGCGCTCACCGCCGCCGGTGCGCTGCATGCCTTTGCCCGCGCCGAACCCGATGCCGAGCGCCTGGCGCTGCAGGCCGTGCTGGCCGGGCCCGAGCTGCTGTCGCCGGCCGCCTGGCTGGCGCGCGATGCCGGCCACGCCCGGCTGCTGCCACGCGCCGCCGATGCCGGCTGGCTGACGGTGATCCACCGCGCGCTGCGGGCGCCCGATGTGCGGCTGGACGACTTTGTGCCCCAGGTCATTGCTGGGCTGTCGGGCGAGCGCTGCGCGGCGCTGGCCTCGGACGGCGGCTTCTGCGTGGGCCACACCGGCTACAACGCCAGCGAGGCCGAGGCGCTGTGCGTGGCCGCGGCCGACTTCACCGAGTTCGCGGCGCGCCAGCGCGCACGCGGCTGGCATGGCGCCAGCGACCGGGTGTGCTTTCACCGCGACGTGAACCTGCTGATTCCCTCGGTGAGCTTCGTGCCGTTCTGGATCGACGGCATCGACCACTGCCTGGTGCTGGGCGGCGAGCCGCTGCTCAACCAGCCGGCCTTCGTGGAGCTGCTGTGGGGCCTGCAGGCCGCCGCCACGCGCTTTGCGCGTCAGCTGCCGGCCGGCTGGCACGGCCCGGGCGAAGCCAGTGGCGCGCCACCCGGTGGCACGCCGCCCGGTAGCACGCCGCCCGGTGGTGGCCGTGGCGGTGGCGGGGCCGGCCTCAAGCCGCCGGGCTGAGCAGCGCCGCCTGCGCCTGGGCCAGGCTCATGCTGCGCACGCCGCGCGCCCGCATCTCGGCCATGAACTCGGCCGCCTGCGCCTCGAAGCCGGGCACCGGGCTCATGCCGTCGCTCAGCAGCACCAGGCGCTCGGGCCGGTGCGCGGGCAGGTGCGCCACCAGGTGCTCCACCGTGGCGCGCACGCAGTGGCTCGAAGCCTGGCCGGCGATGAACAGCTGGGCCGCGCGGTCCAGCCGCGCCAGCAGCGCATGGTTCAGGCCGGTGGCGGGGTCGTGCTCGTCGGGCACCTCGGCCTGCAGCGCGCTGTAGTGCTCGGTCCAGGGGTTGTCGCCCTTGTGCAGCACCTGCACCGGCCGGCCCTGGCGCTCCTCCCAGGCGCTGCAGGCGGCCAGCACCTCGGCATGCAGGCACTGGCCCCAGCTGCCCATCTGGCAGTGCACCGGCCACACCATCAGCGTGTAGCGGCTGCGCGCCTCCAGCGCCTCCAGGTAGGCCAGCGCGCGCGGTGCATGGGTCTCGTCGGCCGGGTGGTAGCGGCCGGCCATCACGTCGTCGGCGGTGATCTGGGTGAAGGGCGCCACCGGGCCGCCCTCGTCGGTGCGCCAGAACGGCGGGTGGGCGATGTCCACGCGGTGGTGGCTGTCGAGCGTGGCGGTGATCGCGTCCAGCGCCGCGCCACTGCCGGCGATGAAGCGCGCCAGGCGCTGCAGGTCGGCATGCGCGCCGGGCACCGGCAGCGCCGGCGCCAGCCGCCGGCCGCTCACCGGATCGGTGGGGCACCACTCGGGCGGCAGGTCGCAGAAGTCGTTTTGCGCGTCGATGATCAGCAGGTGGTGGCGGTGCGGCATGGCGGCCTCGGCTGGGTGGTGTGCAGCGGGCGGCATACTGGCCCGCCCCGCATTCGATCCCCGTTTGGAGACCGCCCCGATGATCCTCGAACTTGCCGACATCCGCATCCAGCCTGGCCAGCAGGCCGCCTTTGACGAAGCCATCCAGCGCGGCCTTGCCACCGTGATCAGCCAGGCCCAGGGCTTTCGCGGCTGGAAGGTGAACAAGGGCATCGAATCGCCCGAGCGCTACGTGCTGCAGATCCTGTGGGAGACGCTGGAAGACCACACCGTGCACTTCCGCGGCGGCCCGTTGTTCCCGCAATGGCGCGCCATCGTCGGCCCGTTCTTCGCGGCACCGCCGGTGGTGGAGCATTTCGAGCTGCTTGGCCAGGGCCAGTGAATGGACCCCCACGTCGCTGCGCTCCTGCCCCCCGAGGGGGCGCTCAGCCCCTTGGGGCGGCCCGGCGGGGCTGAGGCGAACCCCCACGTCGCTGCGCTCCTGCCCCCCGAGGGGGCGCTCAGCGCCGCCGTCAGGCACGCCGAAGCGCTGTTTGACAGCGGTGCGTTTTTTGACACCCTGGCGCGCCGCGTGGCCTGCCGCACCGAGAGCCAGAACCCCGAGCGCGCCGCCGAGCTGCACGCCTACCTGGCCGACGAGCTGCAGCCGGCCTTCGAGGCCCAGGGCTTCGCCGTGGCCCTGCATGCCAACCCCGAGCCCGGCGCGCCGCCGCTGCTGAGCGCCGAGCGCCTTGAAGACCCGGCCCTGCCCACCGTGCTGTTCTACGGCCATGGCGACGTGGTGCGCGGCCACGAGGGCCAGTGGGCCGAGGGGCGCGACCCATGGACGCTGACGGCCGACGCGTCGGCCAGCGGCGCGCGCTGGTACGGCCGCGGCGCCGCCGACAACAAGGCCCAGCACAGCATCAACCTGGCCGCGCTCGATGCCGTGCGCCAGGCCCGCGGCGGCCGCCTGGGCTTCAACGCCAAGTGGCTGGTGGAGATGGGCGAAGAAACCGGCTCGCCCGGCCTGGCCGCCTTCTGCCGCGCCGAGCGCGCGCGCCTGGCCTCCGATGTGCTGATCGCCAGCGACGGCCCGCGCCTGCGCGCCGACCGGCCCACGGTGTTTCTGGGCTCGCGCGGCGTGGCCAATGTCGATCTCACGCTCACGCTGCGCGAGGGTGGCCACCACAGCGGCAACTGGGGCGGCCTGCTGCGCAACCCCGGCACCGTGCTGGCCAATGCCATCGCCTGCCTGGTCGATGGCCGCGGCGTGATCCGCGTGCAGGGCCTGCGCCCGCCGCCCATCCCCGCCAATGTGCGCGCCACGCTGGCCGACATTGCGGTGGGCGGCGGCCCGGGCGATCCCGGGGTGGATGCCGCCTGGGGCGAGCCCGGCCTCAGCCCCGCCGAGCGCGTGTTC
The genomic region above belongs to Aquabacterium sp. OR-4 and contains:
- a CDS encoding roadblock/LC7 domain-containing protein, which translates into the protein MRIDMIQQTLVELNGATADIEASALISTDGLMMASALPQGMDEDRVGAMSAALLSLGERAARELARGALQRVLIQGERGYVIMSASGTEAVLTVLAKPNAKLGLIFLDMRRAAESLARLV
- a CDS encoding PAS domain-containing protein — its product is MALPDMLPPAQPAQQHSLLHHDGTRRTVFCTDAEVAFPDGHLIVSRVDTAGLITHANDAFVEMSGYLREQLLGAPHHILRHPDMPRAAFADLWATVGAGRKWHGYVKNLRGDGACYWVYATVVPNVRQGVVAGYTSVRRKPSRAKVAEYTALYAQMRAAEPGAAA
- a CDS encoding phosphate/phosphite/phosphonate ABC transporter substrate-binding protein, with amino-acid sequence MTLNLLIAPDFAPERFGGWHMLNALLQQRSGLRLHLLMPASAHEQAELLAAGQVDLVYANPFDAAELIRQRGFSAFARPVGKADEMLIAAQAGSALRRVEDLRPGCRVAMADHRDVKLIGLRLLEAADLHEPDLQWQLCDSHQAAARRLIKGEADVAFFLAETFHALSRLTRSQLQVVIESALHDITHVMLAHARVAEQVPTLCATLTGVDSSHSSDREVLEALGMPGGFEAMQAEDAEFMVDLMDTLLD
- a CDS encoding GTP-binding protein, with translation MSQIHKIVFVGPVGAGKTQAIRTLSDIEVVSTEARASDEVQQLKPQTTVAMDYGVLHLDNGDRVRLYGTPGQERFDFMWDILTEHALGLVMLVRATAPDPLNDLRLCVSAFRRVIDDTALVVGLTHSDSLAERGLRPAVMAELARLGVPALVMNADARERSDMVMLVKTLIYSLDPLYAPE
- a CDS encoding cysteine hydrolase, coding for MPHRHHLLIIDAQNDFCDLPPEWCPTDPVSGRRLAPALPVPGAHADLQRLARFIAGSGAALDAITATLDSHHRVDIAHPPFWRTDEGGPVAPFTQITADDVMAGRYHPADETHAPRALAYLEALEARSRYTLMVWPVHCQMGSWGQCLHAEVLAACSAWEERQGRPVQVLHKGDNPWTEHYSALQAEVPDEHDPATGLNHALLARLDRAAQLFIAGQASSHCVRATVEHLVAHLPAHRPERLVLLSDGMSPVPGFEAQAAEFMAEMRARGVRSMSLAQAQAALLSPAA
- a CDS encoding antibiotic biosynthesis monooxygenase family protein, with the protein product MILELADIRIQPGQQAAFDEAIQRGLATVISQAQGFRGWKVNKGIESPERYVLQILWETLEDHTVHFRGGPLFPQWRAIVGPFFAAPPVVEHFELLGQGQ
- a CDS encoding M20 family metallopeptidase gives rise to the protein MPPEGALSAAVRHAEALFDSGAFFDTLARRVACRTESQNPERAAELHAYLADELQPAFEAQGFAVALHANPEPGAPPLLSAERLEDPALPTVLFYGHGDVVRGHEGQWAEGRDPWTLTADASASGARWYGRGAADNKAQHSINLAALDAVRQARGGRLGFNAKWLVEMGEETGSPGLAAFCRAERARLASDVLIASDGPRLRADRPTVFLGSRGVANVDLTLTLREGGHHSGNWGGLLRNPGTVLANAIACLVDGRGVIRVQGLRPPPIPANVRATLADIAVGGGPGDPGVDAAWGEPGLSPAERVFGWNTLEVLAFGCGNPAAPVNAIPPSARATLQLRFVVGTDAARLREHLLAHLAAHGFGDIAVSHPVVMGATRLDPDNAWVRLALSTLAQATGRAPALLPNLGGSLPNDVFADILGLPTVWIPHSYPACSQHAPNEHVLPAVLREGLAMTTALLWQVGEQAAVLPRRLSR